From a single Pseudobutyrivibrio xylanivorans genomic region:
- a CDS encoding cyclodeaminase/cyclohydrolase family protein — MSLQNSSVSDFTSQLASKTSVPGGGGASALVAAIGIALGDMVGEFTIGKKKYADVEDEIKGLMEKAEEIRMALLKCIDDDAVAFEPLSKAYGIPKEDPTRDEIMEKCLKDAAKVPFTIMELACQAIELQRQFADKGSVIMISDAATGVALLEGALKGAAVNVKINTKSMNDRAYAQNIDSKVNSMLESYLPMAQKIYKDVWNRL, encoded by the coding sequence ATGAGCTTACAAAATTCTAGTGTTTCAGATTTTACCAGTCAGCTGGCTTCAAAGACTTCAGTACCGGGAGGTGGAGGCGCAAGTGCACTTGTGGCGGCAATTGGCATTGCTCTCGGAGATATGGTTGGTGAATTCACAATCGGAAAGAAAAAGTATGCAGATGTTGAGGATGAAATCAAGGGATTGATGGAAAAGGCAGAGGAAATCCGCATGGCCCTTCTTAAATGCATTGATGATGATGCGGTAGCTTTTGAGCCGCTTTCGAAGGCATACGGAATTCCAAAGGAAGATCCAACAAGAGACGAAATTATGGAAAAATGCCTGAAGGATGCTGCAAAGGTTCCGTTTACAATTATGGAGCTGGCGTGCCAGGCTATTGAGCTTCAAAGGCAGTTTGCCGACAAGGGCTCAGTAATAATGATTAGTGATGCTGCAACAGGCGTTGCTCTTTTAGAGGGGGCGTTGAAGGGGGCAGCTGTTAATGTAAAGATTAATACAAAATCTATGAATGATAGAGCTTATGCTCAGAATATTGACAGCAAAGTAAATTCTATGCTTGAGAGTTATCTTCCAATGGCACAGAAGATATACAAAGATGTTTGGAATAGATTATAG
- a CDS encoding bifunctional 5,10-methylenetetrahydrofolate dehydrogenase/5,10-methenyltetrahydrofolate cyclohydrolase codes for MAKLLKGKEVVELLNDKLINEVNALKSKGITPTLGILRVGERADDLSYERGALKRCEQVGVQVEVTALPEDISEKVFFDTLEKLNNDSNIHGILMFRPLPKHIDSEKARAMLKASKDVDGCTDLSLAGVFTNTKLGFAPCTAEAAMEILKHYDISLTGKRVVVIGRSLVIGRPVAMLLMHENATVTICHTKTIDIPSITKDADIVIVATGQMESVGKETISEGQTIIDVGISWNDEKGKLCGDVRFDEVEELVEAITPVPGGVGGVTTSILVKHVVEAAMRTLEN; via the coding sequence ATGGCTAAGTTACTTAAAGGAAAAGAAGTTGTTGAATTGTTAAATGATAAATTAATAAATGAGGTGAATGCTTTAAAATCTAAAGGTATTACTCCGACACTTGGGATTCTTCGTGTTGGAGAAAGAGCTGATGATTTATCTTATGAAAGAGGCGCTCTTAAAAGGTGTGAGCAGGTTGGAGTTCAAGTTGAAGTCACAGCGCTTCCTGAAGATATCTCCGAAAAGGTTTTTTTTGACACCTTGGAAAAATTAAATAACGATTCAAATATTCATGGCATCCTTATGTTTAGACCACTTCCAAAGCATATTGATTCTGAAAAAGCTAGAGCAATGCTTAAGGCATCAAAGGATGTGGACGGATGTACAGATTTATCTCTGGCAGGAGTATTTACAAATACAAAGCTTGGATTCGCTCCATGCACTGCTGAGGCAGCTATGGAAATCCTTAAGCATTATGATATTTCACTTACGGGTAAGAGAGTGGTTGTTATTGGACGTTCGCTTGTTATAGGCCGTCCTGTTGCAATGCTACTTATGCACGAGAATGCTACAGTTACTATCTGCCACACCAAGACTATCGATATTCCTTCAATTACTAAGGACGCAGATATTGTGATTGTTGCCACAGGACAGATGGAGTCAGTGGGTAAGGAGACTATTTCAGAAGGTCAGACTATTATCGATGTTGGAATCAGCTGGAATGACGAAAAGGGCAAGCTTTGTGGTGATGTGCGTTTTGATGAAGTGGAAGAATTGGTTGAGGCAATCACTCCCGTTCCAGGTGGAGTTGGCGGTGTAACCACAAGTATTTTGGTTAAGCATGTGGTAGAGGCTGCCATGAGAACTCTAGAAAACTAG
- a CDS encoding PilZ domain-containing protein, with protein sequence MKLEQLVAGQIVTLEVMIGGSSFEIKTEVVGTNSGTGALVKPYVYNGTVVDFTNGSPKSMRFSLHCIDPNTGGRVVWKNVGVNLVNFKGVDYYAIDSSSFGTIAASSERREDSRVIVKTPGSASMEDGRRFSIEVLDVSDSGVSFIGNANRVTIGDVVEVNFADVAQDTDFSLAITARIVRAEVEREGILFAGKVLERDNKLLAYLCFKGMDAKANK encoded by the coding sequence ATGAAATTAGAGCAGCTGGTGGCTGGCCAGATTGTCACACTAGAGGTGATGATTGGCGGTTCATCATTTGAAATTAAAACTGAAGTAGTTGGGACGAACTCAGGTACAGGAGCTCTGGTTAAGCCTTATGTTTATAATGGAACTGTCGTGGACTTTACAAACGGTTCCCCTAAAAGCATGAGGTTTTCCCTTCACTGTATAGATCCAAACACAGGCGGTCGCGTGGTTTGGAAGAATGTTGGCGTAAATCTTGTGAATTTTAAGGGAGTTGATTATTATGCAATTGATTCCAGCTCCTTTGGCACAATTGCTGCTTCAAGCGAGAGGCGTGAGGATTCCAGAGTGATTGTGAAGACTCCTGGATCTGCCAGCATGGAAGATGGAAGGCGTTTTTCAATTGAAGTTCTTGATGTAAGTGACAGCGGTGTCTCTTTCATAGGAAATGCCAATAGAGTTACTATCGGTGATGTTGTGGAAGTGAATTTTGCTGATGTAGCCCAGGATACAGATTTTAGTTTGGCAATCACTGCTCGCATCGTTAGGGCAGAGGTTGAACGAGAAGGAATTCTTTTCGCAGGTAAGGTTTTGGAAAGAGATAATAAGCTTCTTGCGTACCTTTGTTTTAAGGGAATGGATGCGAAAGCAAATAAGTAA
- a CDS encoding HD domain-containing protein — MKLRPEEEADLNFILAPIKNDDRVQNMRNYIQHGKISTYDHVESVTRLSYWINKRLHLGGDEKVLTIGAFLHDYYLYDWHYTDGGHGLHGFSHSNTAMNNAVSHFGIGKRTQSVIESHMWPLNLTKVPRSREAWIVCLADKFISTKETIMCR, encoded by the coding sequence ATGAAGTTAAGACCAGAAGAAGAGGCAGACTTGAATTTCATTCTTGCGCCAATCAAGAATGATGACAGAGTTCAGAATATGAGAAACTACATTCAGCATGGTAAGATTTCTACTTATGACCATGTTGAAAGTGTTACGAGACTTAGCTATTGGATTAATAAAAGACTCCATCTGGGAGGGGACGAAAAGGTCCTTACCATAGGTGCATTCCTTCATGATTACTACCTGTACGATTGGCACTATACAGATGGTGGGCACGGACTTCACGGCTTTTCTCATTCGAATACGGCAATGAATAATGCTGTAAGTCATTTTGGAATTGGAAAGCGTACACAGTCAGTTATTGAATCTCACATGTGGCCTTTGAATCTCACAAAGGTTCCACGCAGCAGGGAGGCCTGGATTGTCTGCCTGGCCGATAAATTCATATCGACAAAAGAGACTATCATGTGTCGATAG
- a CDS encoding efflux RND transporter periplasmic adaptor subunit — MKRKIVALILIAALAAGGFAAYKTNFFGFNTVTSSDSSEVYVMPLSDIMGSSSSYSTNVFMGIVEGQETTSVTKSSERELDKLLVSEGDVVTVGTPLFSYKSDSLEAENVQYGFDIETANININEYNRTIEKLTSDYAKIKGQSDEDKNNREDLANQIESLKTDIAIAENSISSTNAKIDENKKKIANSTVTSTVDGVITKIADDTNPYTSDGSFITILASKEMRVKGQINEQNVWAINIDEPVTLRSRVDKSKTWSGKITKIDTETKQESDSNSYDGSSEDNSTKYPFYVTLDNSDGLMMGQHLYIELGQTDAPEMDFSDGTYIYEYYISYDDDGNPFVWADKNGHLEKKSIELGEYYEEQMVYAISGIDKDTKIAYPMEDFTEGMGTVSGIEGE, encoded by the coding sequence ATGAAAAGGAAAATTGTTGCATTAATTCTTATTGCAGCCTTGGCTGCAGGAGGCTTTGCGGCCTATAAAACTAATTTCTTTGGATTTAATACAGTTACATCTTCAGATTCTTCGGAAGTCTATGTAATGCCACTGTCTGATATTATGGGTTCAAGCAGCTCATATTCTACAAATGTTTTCATGGGAATTGTGGAGGGGCAGGAGACCACAAGTGTCACCAAAAGCTCCGAGCGTGAACTTGATAAGTTGCTTGTTTCTGAGGGAGACGTAGTTACAGTAGGAACACCACTGTTTTCTTACAAGTCAGATTCATTAGAGGCTGAGAATGTTCAGTATGGCTTTGATATAGAAACAGCAAATATCAATATCAATGAATACAACAGAACAATTGAAAAACTCACATCTGATTATGCCAAGATTAAGGGACAATCTGACGAGGACAAAAATAATCGTGAGGATCTTGCAAACCAGATTGAAAGTCTAAAAACTGACATCGCTATTGCGGAGAATAGCATTTCTTCCACCAATGCAAAAATCGATGAAAACAAGAAAAAGATTGCTAATTCCACAGTGACATCTACTGTTGATGGAGTCATCACAAAGATTGCTGATGATACAAATCCATATACTTCAGATGGTTCATTTATTACAATTCTTGCATCCAAGGAGATGCGAGTTAAAGGACAGATTAATGAGCAGAATGTGTGGGCTATCAATATTGACGAGCCTGTTACACTTCGTTCTCGCGTTGACAAGTCAAAGACCTGGAGCGGTAAGATTACAAAAATTGATACCGAGACCAAGCAGGAGAGCGATTCAAACAGCTATGACGGTTCTTCAGAGGACAATTCTACCAAGTATCCATTCTATGTCACTTTGGATAACAGTGATGGTCTTATGATGGGACAGCATCTTTATATTGAACTTGGTCAGACAGATGCGCCTGAGATGGATTTCTCTGATGGAACCTATATATATGAATATTATATTTCCTACGATGATGACGGAAATCCTTTCGTTTGGGCAGATAAAAATGGACATCTTGAAAAGAAGTCAATAGAGCTTGGCGAGTATTATGAGGAGCAGATGGTTTATGCCATCTCTGGCATCGACAAGGATACTAAAATTGCATACCCTATGGAAGATTTCACTGAAGGTATGGGCACAGTCAGCGGTATAGAGGGTGAGTAG
- a CDS encoding ABC transporter ATP-binding protein, which yields MIVKLENINKVYGESGTETSVPALNNVSLSVDEGEYVAIMGPSGSGKSTLMNVIGCLDKPTSGVYYFGEKDVLKMKDRQLSDLRLHSIGFVFQSFYLMNEENAIENVALPLSYAGVPKKERERRAIEALTRVGLADRVKFRPDQLSGGQKQRVAIARAIVNNPKVLLADEPTGALDQKSGAAIMELFQKLNDEGTTIIMITHDSGIASHAKKTYRIVDGQLFHGLEEAENEQDS from the coding sequence ATGATAGTTAAGCTTGAAAATATTAATAAGGTCTACGGAGAATCTGGAACAGAGACTTCCGTGCCTGCTTTGAATAATGTTTCGCTCTCCGTTGATGAAGGAGAGTACGTAGCGATAATGGGACCATCCGGTTCAGGCAAAAGTACGTTGATGAATGTGATTGGATGTCTTGATAAGCCAACCTCGGGAGTTTATTACTTTGGAGAAAAGGATGTTCTTAAAATGAAGGACAGACAGCTTTCTGATTTGCGTTTGCATTCAATTGGATTCGTTTTCCAGAGCTTTTATCTTATGAACGAGGAAAATGCTATTGAAAATGTGGCACTTCCCTTAAGCTATGCAGGCGTTCCAAAGAAGGAGCGTGAGCGCAGGGCAATTGAGGCTCTCACCAGAGTTGGTCTTGCAGACAGAGTAAAGTTCAGACCAGACCAGCTTTCAGGTGGTCAGAAGCAGAGAGTTGCCATTGCAAGAGCAATTGTAAATAATCCAAAGGTGCTCCTTGCTGATGAGCCGACTGGAGCTCTTGATCAGAAGTCAGGTGCTGCAATTATGGAGCTTTTCCAGAAGCTTAATGATGAAGGTACTACAATTATTATGATTACTCATGATTCTGGCATAGCAAGTCATGCAAAAAAGACCTATAGAATTGTGGATGGTCAGCTATTTCATGGATTAGAGGAGGCGGAAAATGAGCAAGATTCTTAG
- a CDS encoding HlyD family efflux transporter periplasmic adaptor subunit translates to MSKILRRLLILLVIIGLIVAGLYVGYNYKQGKKVAQVVPLENVAYTNFWGDAIQSYGQVTSEKAQMGYLPKGAEIQSVAVSEGEHVEEGQVILTVKKESKDINNKRLEIQKAEQALKVEQIKMARLENTTPAPEYVYSQDVTKTITYKSAVEYYVKDGENFSYKGEEEFTSGKVAVEYFTPDGKPSQMVIFRKTNATDSEGKAEFHEQTLSAEEDKDLIRTSDKLEPKTLEGSFEYLRSTTYFDYDTGKVVGEINYTLDGEVESERKVPDGMNAKQLAEAIAEEEDAIKKQDINLRKLQYELDTMVNSDDNGQVLATVSGTISKLQTANNFNYNQPFFIITATDNYFISGSIGEFYLDQVNIGDTVSISSWETGNSAEAVITSVSDTPEADGGNFWGGNGNSNSSNYQFKASFDKNAGIEIGSAVDINITPSGQESSGLYIPNYLIKKDAAGSFVMRMNDAGTLEKTYVKIGKSLWGEMTEIKSGITETDCLAFPYGDGAKEGIQCKQVDYFDSVEGGLG, encoded by the coding sequence ATGAGCAAGATTCTTAGAAGACTCCTTATACTTTTGGTAATTATTGGACTTATTGTTGCTGGTCTTTATGTGGGCTACAACTACAAGCAAGGCAAAAAGGTAGCGCAGGTAGTTCCACTTGAAAATGTTGCCTACACGAATTTCTGGGGTGATGCCATCCAAAGCTATGGACAGGTTACTTCTGAAAAGGCGCAGATGGGATATCTTCCAAAGGGGGCAGAAATACAGAGCGTTGCCGTTTCTGAAGGAGAACATGTTGAAGAAGGCCAGGTGATTCTCACTGTCAAAAAGGAATCGAAGGATATTAATAATAAGCGTCTTGAGATTCAGAAGGCTGAGCAGGCACTTAAGGTGGAGCAGATAAAGATGGCCAGACTTGAGAACACCACTCCTGCACCGGAGTACGTGTACTCACAGGATGTAACCAAGACAATCACCTATAAATCGGCTGTAGAATATTATGTTAAGGATGGGGAAAACTTTTCTTATAAGGGAGAAGAGGAATTTACCTCAGGCAAGGTGGCAGTAGAATATTTTACTCCAGATGGAAAGCCAAGCCAAATGGTTATATTTAGAAAGACTAATGCCACAGATAGCGAGGGCAAAGCTGAATTCCACGAGCAGACACTTTCTGCAGAAGAGGACAAGGACTTAATTAGAACTTCAGATAAACTGGAACCAAAAACCTTGGAAGGAAGTTTTGAATATTTAAGAAGTACAACCTATTTTGATTATGATACAGGTAAAGTGGTTGGTGAAATCAATTACACTCTGGATGGTGAAGTCGAGAGCGAGCGCAAGGTTCCTGATGGAATGAATGCAAAGCAGCTGGCAGAGGCTATTGCAGAGGAAGAGGATGCCATTAAAAAGCAGGATATTAATCTGAGAAAGCTTCAGTACGAGCTGGATACCATGGTTAATTCTGATGACAATGGTCAGGTTCTTGCAACGGTTTCTGGCACTATTTCGAAGCTTCAGACTGCCAATAACTTCAATTACAATCAGCCATTCTTTATAATTACAGCTACTGACAATTATTTCATTAGCGGAAGCATTGGCGAGTTTTATTTGGATCAGGTAAATATAGGCGATACAGTCTCAATCAGTTCTTGGGAGACGGGAAATTCTGCTGAGGCAGTAATCACATCAGTAAGTGACACACCAGAAGCTGACGGTGGAAATTTCTGGGGTGGAAATGGAAATTCAAATAGCAGCAATTATCAGTTCAAGGCGAGCTTTGATAAAAATGCAGGAATCGAGATTGGCAGTGCAGTAGATATTAACATCACACCTAGCGGTCAGGAATCAAGTGGTCTTTACATTCCAAACTACCTAATTAAAAAGGATGCTGCAGGCAGCTTTGTAATGAGAATGAATGATGCTGGCACTCTTGAGAAGACTTATGTAAAGATTGGCAAGTCCCTTTGGGGTGAGATGACTGAAATTAAATCAGGAATTACTGAAACTGATTGTCTTGCTTTTCCTTATGGCGATGGCGCAAAAGAGGGAATTCAGTGCAAACAGGTAGATTACTTTGATAGTGTTGAGGGAGGCTTAGGTTAA
- a CDS encoding ABC transporter permease has protein sequence MFENVRLAFRGIWTHKLRSFLTMLGIIIGIAAIIAIVSTIEGTNQRIKENLIGSGSNTVDIQLYQNDWPYEMTYNGIPYGVPQVSDDVLNQIKDIEEVKSASRYANRQIYDGVYYQNTSMSGGYVKGVEMDYFSTANLTIKEGRLFTDSEIKEYRKVCVVDEPLVSGLLQNEDPLGKVIEIGGDSYVVVGVVRSRSTFEPVINTLSDYETYKQEESGTVYIPLVDWPISYRYDEPENVLVRANSTDDMTAAGKKTADILNANIFPTDDSIKYQSKDLLEQAQQLQQLSSSTNSMLIWIAAISLLVGGIGVMNIMLVSVTERTAEIGLKKAIGARKGKIMIQFLTEAAVLTSMGGILGVASGIGLAQIISIMSGTPVAISWPAAIIAVVFSMVIGIVFGILPSHQAANLNPIDALRTN, from the coding sequence ATGTTTGAAAATGTTAGATTGGCCTTTCGAGGCATTTGGACTCATAAGCTTAGATCCTTTTTGACTATGCTTGGTATTATTATTGGTATAGCGGCTATCATTGCCATTGTTTCAACTATCGAGGGAACAAATCAGCGTATCAAGGAAAACCTGATTGGTTCTGGTTCTAACACCGTTGATATTCAGCTATATCAGAATGATTGGCCTTATGAAATGACTTATAACGGTATTCCTTATGGAGTTCCACAGGTTTCGGACGATGTTCTAAATCAGATTAAAGATATTGAAGAGGTGAAGTCTGCCAGCCGCTACGCCAACCGGCAGATATATGATGGTGTCTACTATCAGAATACGTCTATGAGTGGTGGCTATGTAAAGGGCGTTGAAATGGATTACTTTTCTACAGCCAACCTTACTATAAAAGAGGGCAGACTTTTCACTGATTCTGAGATAAAGGAGTATCGAAAGGTTTGTGTTGTTGATGAGCCACTTGTTTCTGGACTTCTTCAAAACGAGGATCCTTTAGGTAAGGTTATTGAAATTGGCGGAGATTCCTACGTGGTAGTTGGCGTAGTTCGCAGCCGTTCAACTTTTGAGCCAGTAATCAATACTCTTTCAGATTATGAAACATATAAGCAGGAGGAGTCAGGAACAGTTTATATTCCTCTTGTTGACTGGCCTATCAGCTATAGATATGATGAGCCGGAAAATGTTCTGGTTAGGGCGAATTCTACAGACGATATGACAGCGGCAGGAAAGAAGACTGCAGATATTTTAAATGCAAATATCTTCCCTACTGACGATTCAATTAAATATCAGTCAAAGGATTTGCTTGAGCAGGCTCAGCAGCTTCAGCAGCTTTCATCTTCAACCAATTCAATGTTGATTTGGATTGCAGCAATTTCACTTTTGGTTGGTGGTATTGGTGTTATGAATATCATGTTGGTTTCCGTTACAGAGAGAACCGCAGAGATAGGATTAAAGAAAGCAATCGGCGCCAGAAAAGGAAAGATAATGATTCAGTTTTTGACTGAGGCAGCGGTGCTCACCTCTATGGGTGGAATACTTGGAGTTGCCAGTGGCATCGGATTAGCGCAAATCATATCGATTATGAGCGGCACACCAGTTGCTATATCCTGGCCAGCAGCAATCATCGCAGTCGTCTTTTCCATGGTAATAGGCATCGTATTTGGAATTTTGCCAAGCCATCAGGCAGCGAACCTAAATCCGATCGATGCATTACGCACGAATTAA
- a CDS encoding chemotaxis protein CheX: MYTQFLGNYLLQKGIVTKEQLFNAMSRLPQTHIKLGTIAIHEGLMTANEVDECLYVQTREDKRFGEIAVERGYLSDEQVNQLLAMQTPEFLLLGQNLVEDGVFSYEELERIMFDYRSEAELYDLSLDVENQEAVEAIISKFFLMAEIPPNELNIMYLELMFNSLIRFIGEDFTPLTPMVIEEFPVTFGVSQNIFSDHEFETHIDCDRETAIAFASRYAKEDFNEFNEYIVASMEDFLNLHNGLFIVNVSNQLSKDISLSPPEVIEDGILSGPNKCVDFPVEYPFGTVHLLVCF, translated from the coding sequence ATGTACACTCAATTCCTAGGTAATTATTTACTACAAAAGGGAATCGTAACTAAAGAGCAGCTTTTCAATGCAATGTCTCGTCTTCCTCAGACACATATAAAGCTCGGTACAATTGCAATCCACGAAGGTCTCATGACTGCCAATGAAGTTGACGAATGTCTCTATGTGCAAACTCGTGAAGACAAACGTTTCGGAGAGATTGCTGTTGAACGAGGCTATCTTTCTGATGAACAGGTTAACCAGCTTTTAGCTATGCAAACTCCAGAATTTCTTTTACTAGGACAGAACTTAGTTGAGGATGGTGTTTTTTCCTATGAAGAGCTGGAACGAATCATGTTTGACTACAGAAGTGAGGCTGAGCTCTATGACCTGAGCCTTGATGTAGAAAATCAGGAAGCTGTCGAGGCTATCATTTCAAAGTTTTTCCTCATGGCGGAGATTCCTCCAAATGAATTAAATATCATGTATCTTGAACTGATGTTTAACAGCCTGATACGTTTCATTGGCGAGGACTTCACTCCTCTCACACCAATGGTTATTGAGGAATTCCCTGTTACCTTCGGAGTTTCCCAGAATATATTCAGTGACCATGAATTTGAAACACATATTGACTGTGACAGAGAAACGGCAATCGCTTTCGCGTCGCGATATGCCAAGGAAGACTTCAACGAATTCAACGAATACATCGTTGCTTCCATGGAGGATTTCCTAAATCTCCACAACGGACTATTCATAGTAAATGTATCAAACCAGCTGTCGAAAGACATATCGCTTTCGCCACCTGAAGTCATCGAGGATGGTATCCTCTCAGGTCCTAACAAATGTGTCGACTTCCCAGTCGAATATCCATTTGGAACTGTACACCTTCTCGTGTGTTTCTAA
- a CDS encoding response regulator, whose translation MDISSKKILVCDDSILARKQLMDAVKEIADGATFIEGKNGSEAVDLYKSEKPDLVFMDIVMPEKDGTTALAEIREYDKDAVIIIVSSVGTQEQLKKAIQLGAKDFIQKPFEKNQIKEIIELRLGGK comes from the coding sequence ATGGACATTTCAAGTAAAAAAATCCTTGTATGCGATGATTCTATACTTGCAAGAAAGCAATTGATGGATGCTGTAAAAGAAATTGCCGATGGTGCCACCTTTATTGAAGGTAAAAATGGTTCTGAAGCGGTGGATTTATATAAGAGCGAAAAGCCTGATTTAGTTTTCATGGACATTGTAATGCCTGAAAAGGACGGCACTACCGCCCTTGCTGAAATCAGGGAATACGATAAAGATGCGGTTATCATTATCGTATCCTCAGTAGGCACGCAGGAGCAGCTGAAAAAGGCTATCCAGCTCGGCGCAAAAGACTTTATCCAGAAGCCTTTTGAGAAAAATCAAATTAAAGAAATCATTGAACTTCGACTTGGAGGGAAATAA
- a CDS encoding response regulator transcription factor, translated as MKKILVVDDEEKIRSIIRKYGEFEGYEVAEACDGMDAIEKVRENSDYDIIIMDVMMPELDGFSACSEIKKIKDIPVIMLSARGEEYDRIHGFEAGVDDYVVKPFSPKELMMRVKVVTSRTKPVETEDVDIFKYEGLEINFTARTVSIDGKRIDMSPKEYELLFYLVRNKNIALERERLITEVWGYDYYGDDRTLDTHIKLLRNSLGEYRKLLITLRGVGYRFEA; from the coding sequence ATGAAAAAGATTTTGGTTGTAGATGATGAAGAAAAGATTCGCTCAATAATTCGTAAGTACGGAGAGTTTGAGGGTTATGAGGTTGCCGAGGCCTGCGATGGTATGGACGCCATCGAAAAGGTAAGGGAAAACAGCGACTATGATATTATTATCATGGATGTTATGATGCCTGAGCTTGACGGTTTTTCCGCTTGCAGCGAAATCAAAAAGATAAAGGATATTCCTGTCATTATGCTTTCTGCACGTGGCGAGGAATATGACAGAATTCACGGCTTTGAGGCTGGTGTTGATGATTATGTTGTCAAGCCATTTTCACCAAAGGAGCTTATGATGCGTGTGAAGGTTGTCACCAGTAGAACTAAGCCAGTTGAGACAGAGGATGTTGATATCTTTAAGTACGAGGGTCTTGAGATTAATTTCACTGCCAGAACAGTTTCCATTGATGGCAAGCGAATTGATATGTCTCCAAAGGAATACGAGCTTTTATTTTACCTTGTTCGCAACAAGAATATCGCTCTTGAGCGCGAGCGCCTTATCACTGAGGTTTGGGGCTATGATTATTACGGAGACGACAGAACGCTCGACACTCACATCAAGCTTTTGAGGAATAGCCTGGGCGAGTACAGAAAGCTGCTCATTACACTTCGTGGCGTTGGCTACAGATTTGAAGCATAA